Proteins from one Desertibacillus haloalkaliphilus genomic window:
- the rpsR gene encoding 30S ribosomal protein S18: NHIEYVDYKDTELLERFISERGKILPRRVTGTSAKNQRKVTTAIKRARVMGLLPFVAED; encoded by the coding sequence CAACCACATCGAATACGTGGATTACAAGGACACTGAATTGTTGGAGCGTTTCATCTCAGAACGCGGTAAGATCTTGCCTCGTCGTGTGACGGGTACGTCTGCTAAGAACCAACGTAAGGTGACGACTGCTATCAAGCGTGCACGTGTTATGGGTCTTTTGCCATTCGTTGCAGAAGACTAA